One Hordeum vulgare subsp. vulgare chromosome 4H, MorexV3_pseudomolecules_assembly, whole genome shotgun sequence DNA window includes the following coding sequences:
- the LOC123447543 gene encoding uncharacterized protein LOC123447543, which produces MEMPTSPGAGAFRFLGLLKQPEPGHDAACFELDESDVVWPAGGVDVDGWTAEAAVVAPRRSSARRRAAHAVPQSFGLSSLLADGVEGQQLLHAGVAMAVPVRPGHGAAAAPRQSAPVRVPVWPGQAAGRTFKKAEESDEEEDNGGEEEMVPPHVVAARRHARSSSVLEGAGRTLKGRDLRRLRNAVLRQTGFLDL; this is translated from the coding sequence ATGGAGATGCCTACGTCGCCGGGCGCGGGCGCGTTTCGGTTTCTTGGCCTGCTCAAGCAGCCGGAGCCGGGCCACGACGCCGCTTGCTTCGAGCTGGACGAGAGCGACGTCGTCTGGCCGGCTGGCGGCGTGGACGTCGACGGGTGGACGGCCGAGGCTGCGGTGGTGGCCCCGCGGCGCTCCAGCGCGCGGCGTCGCGCGGCGCACGCCGTGCCGCAGAGCTTCGGGCTGTCGTCGCTCCTCGCCGACGGCGTGGAGGGGCAGCAGCTGCTTCACGCGGGGGTGGCCATGGCCGTGCCCGTGAGGCCGGGTCACGGCGCCGCGGCGGCACCGAGGCAGTCGGCGCCGGTCAGGGTGCCGGTGTGGCCGGGGCAGGCGGCCGGGCGTACCTTCAAGAAAGCCGAGGAGTCCGACGAAGAAGAGGACAACggcggggaggaggagatggtgcCGCCGCACGTGGTGGCGGCGCGGCGGCACGCGCGGTCGTCGTCCGTGCTGGAAGGCGCCGGGCGGACGCTCAAGGGACGCGACCTGCGCCGCCTCCGCAACGCCGTCCTCCGCCAGACCGGCTTCCTCGACCTCTga